From the Juglans microcarpa x Juglans regia isolate MS1-56 chromosome 3D, Jm3101_v1.0, whole genome shotgun sequence genome, the window TGAAAATTCATGTCGATGACTGATGAATTTTCAGGAAAGACAAATGTGGAAGTTACACCATAATTTTTAGTAAGATTGTTTTCGACATGGGCCGAAgtgaaatgcttggaattggtttattctgagtgAATATGCTTTATGGTGCAGCATGATAGCAGAAGTTATGAAGATTTTCATTGCGGTAGAGCATGGTTGTAGGATCAGCCAAAGTCACAAGgtgcagattttttattttttgctcatTGGAGTCCTACATCGGTGGGGAGTGAGGGAAGAGCCAATGCCAAGGCGTATAAAAGGCGGGTTAACCTCCTTGATTAAGCACCAAGTCATAAACTTAtctagtaacttgtgactctagtAAAATTTTTCTGTTGATCTTTTTTGTAAAAGTGAAAGAGGTAagagttaaagttttgctaATAGGAAAAGTTATGTGAGTGtctttggggtgaggagaaaaattgtgtaatTGTAACAATTTTTCACACTGTGAGGGTGTCACgtctccccctccccccttcttttgtttatattttctatcatttacTGTGCATCTTCCCTCCCCTCGTCCTCTTTTCCCTCTTTATCTCTGCTATCTTCGCCCCTATGCCCCCACTGGCTTGTGCCATTTAGACCACCGGTGGCTTCTGCTGGCTCTgaggtggtccccgaccaccatGGAGGGCACAGGGGAGGGCGGAGACAACAGTgacagagagggaaagggggaggaggggaggggagacgcacagaagagaggagaaaaaaaaagaaaaaaaaggaggaggGGGGAGACGTGGCACACTCACAGTGTGTCATATCAGTGTGTAGGATCCATTTATAGAATCTCTTTATGcgtataatattttctttattggaATAACTTTTCGCGAAGATCACTCCATTagctctagaaaataatttctactAAAAAACAATGTATCTAACCTTCCTAATTTAAAGAACGCAAAGAAGATCAAAAGCATGCAATTTTCTTACTAATAATCaatctttttttcaaagaattcaaAGTACGAACTGACCGGATCATCCGGAGGGAGTTAGCAAGAACTTGAAaacataatttgttttatatagcCCAGCTAAAAAATACTGCATCTCGTAAAAttcttgataaattatttttaaaaactgaaTTGAGGTAATTGGTTTAGTTGAATCCATGACGTTTATGGCttgattaaatatttagaatattttaaaatatttatgaataataaggaaatggtttgaattaaaatattttattaagtttctggaagagagataaaaagttgaatacaaatattataaagttaaaaaaagatttaaatataatttttattttaaaattttaaaactttttatatttttttttgagagtCTGAGAAAGTTAATTAACGTAGAATTTCTGAGAATATAATAtgagaataactaaaaacactTATATTTCCAAACTAACCCTTCATCTCGATACATGAACTTGTCGGATAGTTGAGTTGACAATCCATTTAAAACAATTTGATGTTAAGAAAAATGCATTCAATTAAGtctaattttatgatatttgataTCGAGACTTAATAGGTCTCTTTTTAGAGATATTGCATAGAGCGATACTGCGCGCAGACACACTCCAACAAATTTAATATGCGATTTAACGTTTAGCTTGCGGAAGTCATTGCAATAAATTTACATTGAACCAGGCCACAATCTTAGACCATGTTGGTCCTACCTCCTACGAACCTGGCCAACATGGCATTAtatatggaatatttttttaatcatttattattattattattattatttacttaatgattaaaaaaatgtctattaatcaaattgtatattttcttaatattttataaaatgtctaaaattaataaaaaaaaatatgaataaaataattacgaaaaaaaaaaacgccaCGACCAGCAGTCAACGCTGGACGTACGGCAGCCTAGAACTACTCTATATCTATATGTCATAattggaggctgcaagctctcttttctctttatctttTCCTCTATTATTTGTCTGGTTCAATTCCCTAACATGTACCTCCTTTCACTACTTCTCCCTAACGTGCCACTGCCGCCTATGCATGACAATTCAATTATCAGCCGTGCCCAAGTTTCGATTCTTCCTTCTTTGCTACAATATTCGATGCCTGAATTTCCTAACTCGTTATTAGGCtttagaattttccttttcgttgatttcatattttggatatgtttaatttgaatgatgagatgagatgagaattgtCTAAATACAATTGAAATAGTGTGAGAAtggtaataaaatgatttgaatttaagatattttattaaattttaaaaaaaatacagagaaaaatCTAAACAACCCTATACCgcacactacaaaaaaaaatcatcttttgagataaaaaatttcgtccctaattTATCTCAATAGGTCTGTCACGAAAGACTATCTAgtatgggaaaaaaaatttcatcccaaaaatttttttatgggatgaaatttttctCGCAGGTCAGAATATATATAACAGAGGATTAATCattcttaaaaaattgtaataatctTAATATGagacaaaatataagaaataaactaataaTCAATAATCCCTAGCTATAACACATGATAAAGCGGCGAGCATTATTTTATTCCATAAAATGATCAGTACATACAGAAGCATAGATGACAAAATCATTAACATCATGACAACATGACCAACACTGCATGGTGCATGTATGCATGGTCTTATTGAAATCCGATCTTtaatattaatgatatttttatatgtagagGTCTTAGTGGCCGACAAGATTGGCATCCATCTCTTTGGTAAGATCAGCTGCAAAGTGAAGCATTTCTTTTGGATCTGGAACATCCTCCTTCAGTTTCTCATATTCAAGTGTCCAGCGGACCAAACATCCGCCCTTATCCTTTGGAGTGGCTTGAAtaatgaacttgaaacttttgAACGCCTCCATCAGTAATCCTCCTATTACTTTGAAAGTGACTGACAATTTTTCATCATCTTTGTGCTCATATATCTCCTTTGAAATTACAGTTTTCCCCTCTGTGGAGCCACacccaacaaaaaataaaataaaataaaagtaacagaaattAACCTGATGagatatataataagaaaagagtaatgctatatacagttaTGAAGTGCACAAATGTTaaacaatcactttgaaaaaaaacatataattacaATAAACCACGTCGTCAATGGGtaatcacaataaataaataaaatcaatttgttAGGTATTCTGTTTAAACCACGTTAGTGGGTAATCTTGTATAAAATTTGTAGGTAGATCTATCATTAATTCTCGTTGAAAAATGCGGGGAAccaagctgcatgcatgcaccagagataaatatataataacatgctcgataatttaatatatatatgaatgtaagGATCAAATAATTCATGTGGCCTTACCCCAGAGGAGATACCAGTCCATAACAGAACCCACATCTCTCCATCCACCTTCAACTAAATCAACCCTCGGAATATAGTGAGGGCAAAGTTTTGGTGAGTCATATAATCTTTCGGTGTGAACCTCGTAAAATGCACGAGCAGATGCCTTGATTTCTACTTCAATATCTACCTTCCCAACCTGCTGAGACATGATCTCTCCTTTCAAGTTTGGTATTCTAAATGTGAAGGAAACAAGCAGCTATAAGTTGGTGAAGAGAATAGGAGGGTATAAGCTAGCTGGTCGCTACATATTGCTAGCTTTAGCCTTgtatttatagagaaaaaaaggCTGGCCCGGGGTTGGTTTAGTTGTGTagtcaaaatctaaaaaagtcATACCTTGCACATCGGTTTCGGAGGTTTGGacgagttgaattgagatgaaaattaaaaattgaatataatattattagaatattattttttaatttataatactacCACATGGTTTTATGTAAGACTGCCACGAGTTGTTTGTTAAATAGaggagtaatgctatatacaattaTGGAATGTCCAAGCATCGTGTAATCGTCTTGAAACaaagtgagatctactattaaaaaattaattttttttatgtaggttccatatttattttttttcaaaatgactgtacGACGCTTGTGTATttacgactgtaactatcatttctctaaatagAATTGATTGAATACGTAACAGAGGtcaaattagaaatttaattctGCACAAGGGTCGAATCTcaatgaattttgtaaataaaatattacttttgatcTATTTACcgacttgaaaatagaataattttttttatttttgataacacgCAACAAGTATTATTACTAATAATGTGCTATAAACACTAAAACATTTATTAGAATGAAAGGACTTTTCGCGAAGAACACTCCATTAGCTCTATaaagtaattttcttttaaaaaataatgtatctAACCTTCCTTTAAAGAACGCATGCAAAGAGGAAAAACATgcaatttttttactaataaaCAAACTTTCTTTCAAAGAATCAAAGTACGAACTGACCAGATCTGGAGGGAGTTAGCTGGAACTTGAAaacataatttgttttatatagcCCAGCTAtaaaaaagcctaaaaaataCTGCATCTCGTAAAAATTGttggtaaattatttttaaatccgAATTGACGTAATTGGTTTAGTTGAATCctaatgatgaaataatttaagttaagatattttattaaattttgaaaaaggataaataaatagttaaataaaaatattataaagttaaaaatttgtttaaatataatttttattttaaaatttaaaaaatttgtattattttttatatttcttttagaagtttgaaaatgttgattGTATTTAGGTGTATTAGAGCAGTATACACAGTAAATTACTCAAGTTCCAGATCATGTAGAGGATGTTGCTCATAGACAAATCAATAGTTCTGATGTGCAAGCTCAGGCTTCATCAAATGTGCAAAACACGTCATAGTTCTTTGGTTCATTTACCATATGGACCCTCATTTGGTTGATGTATCATGTACTTTTATGTAAATTCAGAGGTTGTTACGTTGTTGTACAAATTTActataattgttttatttctttagttGGTTAggatttgtttcttcttctagTATAAAGTTGCATGTAGCAGTCTGAAAGCACTATGCGACATAATTCAATTGATGAGCACGGCTCTTTCTTCGTTCTCTATTATTTCCTTCTTCTCTAcctttttattccttttgttcCTTTAATTCTTACATGGTATAAGAGACAGGTTTGCGTAAACATATCTTGCAATGACTACTGAAACTCCCAAGTCCCCCTTTCTGGATTTCAATAACATCACCGGTCCATATCACCTTGACCATGGAGGCAACCTTTCTCTCCCTCTGGTCCCTGACCTTGTCATCACTGAGAATTACATTACCTAGTCAAGACCTATGTGCCAAGCTCTTCGTGCCAAAAGCAAAATAGGCTTCATCAATGGAAGCTTAACCAAACCTAAAGACCCTACAAACCCTCTTTATACTGCTTGGGAGAGATGCAATGACCTTGTTGTTTCCTGGCCTCATAATTCCATCAATTTAAGCCTCAAGTCTAGCATTGCCTTAGTGCATGATACAAAACAGATCTAGTGTGAGCTCAAAGACAGATTCAGCCAACAAAATGGGCATCGAATTTTTCAGCTCAAGAAAGCTCTCACAGGCTTACAACAAGATTCTGATTCAGTAAGCATCTATTTTGGCAAGCTTAAAACAATTTGGGATGAACTCCTCATATGTGACCCTCTGCCTTGCTGTACCTGTGGCAAACTCATTATCCTTCTTTATTGATATCAAAGGGATTGTGTCATCCAATTTCTCATGGGCCTCAATGACTCACACAATACCACCTATGACCAGATCATGCTACTTGACCCTTTACCTTCCATAAACAAAATCTTCTCCATGATACAACGGCAAGAAATGCAGCATCCTGTGCTCAATAGTCTTCCTTCACCATATTCCATGGCCTTTGCAGTCAAATAGCCATATTACAAACCTTTTTCCAAGCCATCACAATAGATCAAATATGAAAGACCATTTTGCACCCACAGCAAAATTCAAGGTCATACCCTGGAACTTTGCTTCAAAGCAGGCAATTCCAAGGCCCCCATTTGCACTCATTGTCGTATGGCTAGGCATATAGCAGACGAGTGCTATAAGTTGCATGGTTCCCCATCTGGACACAAATTCCATGGCAAGATCCCTCAAAATACCACTCCTTTTGTTCATATGACCATCATGGATACAGAAAACCAATCCCACGACACTCACCTTTACCAAAGATCAATACCATCAACTAATCTCTTTATTGTAGTCGAAGGAGGCCTCAGTTGCTAGtcacttaattaatattgtcCAAATTGATTTTCTTCCTTCATCTACCATGAATggtaatcatttttcttttactgctTTCATTCCATCAGATAACACAAGCACACACCTCTCTTGGATAATGGACACAGGTGCTACAGATCACATGATATGTAACACTTCATATTTTTCCTCTATAACATCTCAGGTTTCCTTTGTTGTTAAACTTCCCAATGGCCAATTTGCACCAGTAACTGATATAGGCACAATTCACATTACTTCTACTTTGATTTTTCACAATGTTCTTTGTGTTCCATCCTTTAGTTTCAATTTGATCTCAGCTAAACAACTAACATCTTcacttttttgttgttttgtattCCTTTCACAAATTTGTTTTCTCCATGACCTTTTGACATGGATCACGATTGGCATGGGTGAGATGAAGAATGGTTTATACCACCTGCTCACAGAACTAGTTTTCCCATCAActctttttcaatatttttcaatttccttGCAAAAGACAATTTCTGTTTCTATTGTTTCTCACAAATTCAATGAGGTTTCTGATATTTGGCATTATAGAATGGGCCATTCTCCCATCTCTAAATTACATGTAATAGAAGATCCATCTATTAAAAAACATGTTTCTATAATTTCTGTTACCAGTCCATGTCAAGTATGTCCTCTTGCAAAACACTACAAATTGCCATTTCCTGTCAGCACCCATAAAAGCAATAACGCTTTTGAACTTATACATTGTGACACCTGGGGACCCAATTCAGTTGAATCTTACGATGGAATCATATACTTTCTCACCATCATAGATGAATTTTTGAGGAGTACTTAGATCTActtgcacaaaaataaatcccaCACCAGATCATGCATTGAAGCTTTTTGCAATTTAGTTGAAACACAGTTTCatgctaaaataaaaattctgagAAGTGACATTGGCCTTGAGATCAAAATGACAGAATTTTTCAATAAGAAAAGAATCATTTATTACAAAACTTGTGTGGCAACCCTTCAACAAAATGGGGTTGCTGAAAGGAAACATCAACACCTTCTGAACATAGACAGTGCACTCAAAATTCAATCAAATCTTTCCAATCTTTATTGGAGTGACTGCATTCTAACTTCTGCTTACATTATCAATTGTGTCCCTAGCCCTTTGCTTTCCAACAGAGCACCTTATGAACTTCTCTTCCATTCCCCTCCTACATATTCTCATATGAGAATTATTAGTTGCCTATATTTTACCTCCACCTTATCCCACAACAAAACCAAGTTTGAACCTCGAGGAAGTACCCGTGTCCTTCTTGGCTACCCATTCGGAGTGAAAGGGTATAAACTTCTTTACCTTCACTCTAAAACAATCTTCATATCCAGAGATTTGATTTTTCATGAATATGTGCTTCCATTCCACCAACCTGACCTTCCTTCTTCACCCATACAACCCCTTTTTCAAACATCCTCTCCATCTTTCAACCCTGCACCTGTTCCTCAAAACAATTCTTTTACCCCTTCAGAACCATCATTTCCTTATTCTCCTCCACCTCCTTCACCTAACTCACTACCTCTTTCCCCTCCACCTACTCCACCTGACTCACTACCTCCTTCCCCTTTACCTGCCCTTAGAAAGTCATTTTGAACCAGAACAACCCCTCAATACCTTCAAGACTTTCATTGTCAGCAGGCCTCTTCTGTCTCACCTTCTCAATCAGGGAACATGGCTACTTCA encodes:
- the LOC121253902 gene encoding MLP-like protein 43, with the translated sequence MSQQVGKVDIEVEIKASARAFYEVHTERLYDSPKLCPHYIPRVDLVEGGWRDVGSVMDWYLLWEGKTVISKEIYEHKDDEKLSVTFKVIGGLLMEAFKSFKFIIQATPKDKGGCLVRWTLEYEKLKEDVPDPKEMLHFAADLTKEMDANLVGH